In Microbacterium enclense, one genomic interval encodes:
- a CDS encoding allantoate amidohydrolase encodes MTPVTSLLDAISGIGREARSGGYARPVFSTAERDLRAWFLAEAEARGLDVEVDRNGILWAWWGSPGPDAVVTGSHLDSVPGGGAFDGPLGIAAALAAVEVLRQRGVTPAKPLAIAVFPEEEGSRFGVACLGSRLLTGALSPDAARRLTDREGDTLADVFAAGGIDPARIGPDPETLARIGVFVELHVEQGRGLIDLDRPFAVAESILGHGRFKVSVRGEGNHAGTTLMADRRDPVVAAAGMVGRIAELAGAVDDARATVGRFEPVPGGTNVIASSVDFWIDARHPDDDVTRRLVADIERSCVELATARGCEAVLVEESWSPTVGFDPMLARRLGTALADAPHLRTGAGHDAGILSSAVPTGMLFVRNPSGISHSPEEYVTDADADASATALADVLQDLLS; translated from the coding sequence ATGACGCCCGTCACCTCCCTCCTCGACGCCATCTCGGGCATCGGCCGCGAGGCCCGCAGCGGCGGCTACGCCCGCCCGGTGTTCTCGACCGCCGAGCGCGACCTCCGTGCGTGGTTCCTCGCCGAGGCCGAGGCGCGCGGACTCGACGTCGAGGTCGACCGCAACGGCATCCTGTGGGCGTGGTGGGGGAGTCCGGGACCGGATGCCGTGGTCACCGGCAGCCACCTCGACTCGGTGCCCGGCGGCGGGGCGTTCGACGGTCCGCTCGGGATCGCGGCTGCGCTCGCCGCGGTCGAGGTGCTGCGTCAGCGCGGGGTCACCCCCGCGAAGCCCCTCGCGATCGCGGTGTTCCCCGAGGAGGAGGGCTCGCGCTTCGGCGTCGCCTGCCTCGGCTCGCGGCTACTGACCGGCGCTCTCTCTCCCGATGCGGCACGGCGCCTCACCGATCGCGAGGGCGACACGCTCGCCGACGTCTTCGCCGCGGGCGGCATCGACCCCGCGAGGATCGGCCCCGACCCCGAGACGCTCGCCCGCATCGGCGTCTTCGTCGAGCTGCACGTCGAGCAGGGCCGTGGGCTGATCGACCTCGACCGTCCCTTCGCTGTCGCGGAGTCGATCCTCGGACACGGTCGCTTCAAGGTGTCGGTGCGCGGCGAGGGCAACCACGCCGGCACCACGCTCATGGCCGACCGCCGCGACCCGGTGGTCGCCGCAGCCGGCATGGTCGGGCGGATCGCCGAGCTCGCCGGTGCCGTCGACGACGCGCGCGCGACCGTCGGCCGCTTCGAACCCGTGCCCGGCGGCACCAACGTCATCGCGTCGTCGGTCGATTTCTGGATCGACGCCCGGCATCCCGACGACGACGTCACCCGCCGTCTCGTCGCCGACATCGAGCGCTCGTGCGTCGAGCTCGCCACCGCGCGCGGCTGCGAGGCCGTGCTCGTCGAGGAGTCGTGGAGCCCCACGGTCGGGTTCGACCCGATGCTCGCCCGTCGTCTGGGCACCGCCCTCGCCGACGCTCCCCACCTCCGCACCGGGGCCGGGCACGACGCGGGCATCCTCTCGAGCGCCGTCCCCACCGGCATGCTGTTCGTCCGCAACCCCTCCGGTATCTCGCACTCGCCGGAGGAGTACGTGACCGACGCCGACGCCGACGCGTCGGCCACCGCCCTGGCCGACGTCCTGCAGGACTTGCTCTCGTGA
- a CDS encoding CoA transferase, giving the protein MPTDTSPPEGAVRPLDGIRVLDLSRVLAGPLCASMLADLGATVTKIEVPGRGDDSRHFTPHIGGESSYFMLVNRGKRSMALDLKSDEGRTLLHRLIADADVLVENFRPGVTARLGIDWESVRTLNPGLVYVSISGFGQTGPLSHRPAYDHIVQAMGGIMSATGWADGPPTRVGDAVGDVVAGMYGAFGALAALLQRAQTGQGQHVDVAMLDAMFSLQMVALSQVLAGAPAPARLGNAHPISAPMDAYPCSDGHLVIAVANDALFVRLANALGRADLLDDPRFATDPSRLAHQDALRAEIEVWTSVRTVDEAVTELETAGVPAAPIWDVAQLAGSEHARARGLVRSVEHPVAGTVPVVPQPVRFSATDAAAQTPAPTLGQHTDGVLADDLGLEADEIARLRAAGVVA; this is encoded by the coding sequence GTGCCGACTGACACCTCGCCCCCGGAGGGCGCCGTCCGACCGCTCGACGGCATCCGCGTGCTCGATCTCTCGCGCGTGCTCGCGGGACCGCTCTGCGCCTCCATGCTCGCCGACCTCGGCGCGACGGTGACGAAGATCGAGGTGCCCGGTCGGGGAGACGACTCGCGGCACTTCACGCCGCACATCGGCGGCGAGAGCAGCTACTTCATGCTCGTCAACCGCGGCAAGCGGTCGATGGCCCTCGACCTGAAGTCCGACGAGGGACGCACGTTGCTGCACCGTCTCATCGCCGACGCGGACGTGCTCGTGGAGAACTTCCGGCCCGGCGTGACCGCCCGCCTCGGCATCGACTGGGAGAGCGTCCGCACGCTCAATCCCGGCCTGGTGTACGTCAGCATCTCGGGTTTCGGGCAGACCGGGCCCCTGTCTCACCGTCCCGCGTACGACCACATCGTTCAGGCCATGGGCGGGATCATGTCGGCCACCGGGTGGGCCGACGGGCCCCCGACCCGCGTCGGCGATGCGGTGGGCGACGTGGTGGCGGGCATGTACGGCGCCTTCGGCGCTCTCGCCGCGCTCCTGCAGCGCGCCCAGACCGGTCAGGGGCAGCACGTCGACGTGGCCATGCTCGACGCGATGTTCTCGCTGCAGATGGTCGCGCTCTCCCAGGTGCTGGCCGGCGCCCCCGCTCCCGCGCGACTGGGGAACGCCCACCCGATCAGTGCGCCGATGGACGCTTACCCGTGCAGCGACGGTCATCTCGTGATCGCGGTCGCGAACGATGCGCTGTTCGTGCGGCTCGCGAACGCCCTCGGCCGCGCCGACCTGCTCGACGATCCCCGCTTCGCCACCGATCCCTCCCGTCTCGCGCACCAGGACGCGCTGCGCGCCGAGATCGAGGTCTGGACGAGCGTCCGCACGGTCGATGAGGCCGTCACGGAGCTCGAGACGGCGGGCGTTCCCGCCGCCCCCATCTGGGACGTCGCCCAACTCGCCGGCAGCGAGCACGCCCGCGCCCGCGGCCTCGTGCGCAGCGTGGAGCACCCGGTCGCCGGGACGGTCCCCGTCGTGCCGCAGCCCGTGCGGTTCAGTGCAACGGATGCCGCGGCGCAGACGCCCGCGCCGACCCTCGGCCAGCACACCGACGGCGTCCTCGCCGACGACCTCGGGCTCGAGGCCGACGAGATCGCGCGTCTGCGCGCAGCGGGGGTGGTCGCGTGA
- a CDS encoding formimidoylglutamate deiminase produces MTRFWAPRAWVGDAVAAGVRISASAGLITSVETGAIPDADDHRLDGLVLPGAVNAHSHAFHRLLRGRTHGDGGSFWTWRELMYREAGRLDPASCERVATAVYAEMVAAGWTSVAEFHYVHHAPDASPYDPPHAMERALARAAEATGIRLTLLDTCYLSSGFGKPLEPAQQRFGDTDAAAWLARLSALREVFGSEHPEVVVGAAVHSVRAVPVAALERIGAELDPAIPLHVHLSEQPAENAACLEETGLTPTALLARSGLLSSRLSAVHATHLTDDDIAALGAATATIVMCPTTEADLGDGVGPARRLADAGARLALGTDQHAVVDPLLEARALEHGERLSSGRRGRFAPAELVAALTRGGAAAVGRSVGRIAVGEPCDLLVVDETSARTAGSDPGQLVLSATAHDVTRVIIGGRERAADGAHTDLGPVGDLLRKAMTP; encoded by the coding sequence GTGACGCGCTTCTGGGCGCCGCGGGCGTGGGTCGGCGACGCCGTGGCTGCGGGCGTGCGCATCTCGGCATCCGCGGGCCTCATCACCTCCGTCGAGACCGGAGCGATCCCGGATGCCGATGACCACCGCCTCGACGGACTCGTGCTGCCGGGCGCGGTCAACGCCCACTCCCACGCCTTCCACCGGCTGCTCCGCGGGCGCACTCACGGCGACGGCGGGAGCTTCTGGACCTGGCGCGAGCTGATGTACCGCGAGGCCGGACGCCTCGATCCCGCGTCGTGCGAGCGCGTCGCCACGGCGGTCTACGCCGAGATGGTGGCCGCGGGCTGGACCTCGGTCGCCGAGTTCCACTACGTGCACCACGCGCCCGACGCCTCGCCGTACGACCCTCCCCACGCGATGGAGCGCGCGCTCGCGCGCGCGGCGGAGGCCACCGGCATCCGTCTCACCCTCCTCGACACGTGCTACCTCTCCAGCGGCTTCGGGAAGCCTCTCGAACCCGCGCAACAACGCTTCGGGGACACGGATGCCGCAGCCTGGCTCGCTCGTCTGTCGGCGCTGCGCGAGGTCTTCGGCTCCGAGCATCCCGAGGTCGTGGTCGGCGCGGCCGTGCACTCGGTGCGCGCGGTGCCCGTCGCCGCCCTCGAGCGCATCGGCGCCGAGCTGGATCCGGCGATCCCGCTGCACGTGCACCTGTCGGAGCAGCCCGCCGAGAACGCCGCCTGTCTCGAGGAGACCGGGCTGACACCGACGGCCCTGCTCGCACGCAGCGGTCTGCTGTCGTCGCGGCTGTCGGCCGTGCACGCCACCCACCTCACCGACGACGACATCGCCGCCCTCGGGGCGGCGACCGCCACGATCGTGATGTGCCCGACGACCGAGGCAGACCTCGGCGACGGCGTCGGTCCCGCACGGCGCCTCGCCGACGCGGGAGCGCGCCTCGCGCTCGGCACCGATCAGCACGCCGTCGTCGACCCGCTGCTCGAGGCCCGCGCGCTCGAACACGGCGAGCGGCTCTCATCGGGTCGCCGCGGCCGGTTCGCGCCCGCCGAGCTCGTCGCCGCGCTCACGCGGGGCGGCGCCGCGGCCGTCGGTCGCTCGGTCGGGCGGATCGCCGTGGGGGAGCCCTGCGACCTCCTCGTCGTGGACGAGACCAGCGCCCGCACCGCCGGGAGCGACCCCGGCCAGCTCGTGCTGAGCGCGACCGCGCACGACGTCACCCGTGTGATCATCGGGGGACGCGAGCGTGCCGCAGACGGCGCGCACACCGACCTCGGTCCGGTCGGCGACCTGCTGCGAAAGGCGATGACACCGTGA
- a CDS encoding aromatic amino acid ammonia-lyase has translation MRGREEVVFGLGSTTIDELVAVAHGAPLRVAPEALAAVERTNLLLAGLAASGQQIYGLTTGVGDLYKVAGVQPDVADVQLGMLRSHASGVGAPHDEPATRAITAAIVRALSRGHSGIRPVLVTTLVEMLNRGVTPVAPSQGSVGYLTATAHIGLVAFGEGEAWFGGERLPAGTALERAGIAPLVPAAREGHAIISGTYEITGIGALAVAGARALVDVADLAGAMSLEALRGNTRGYDPRLQALRPHPGQIETARRLNALLEGSEILAANRDHRLQDALSLRCIPQVHGSVRDALAYVEAAVQTEIDAVTDNPVFVIEDDELIALPGGNGHGAPVALALDTLAIAVAEVSTMSQARADRLTHAALSGLPAFLASGAPGMSGFMIPPYVSAALAGENRALAAPASVHTVPTCAGQEDHVSMGTTAAIKARQAVTNAERIVAIELLCAAAALDFHAPLAAGTGTGRAHAAIRERVAPRDTDRLMAPDIDAVTSLVTDGTLGRVVADTTTVSAVPAPAAAAPTAATAPEGDPRAD, from the coding sequence ATGCGCGGCCGGGAGGAGGTCGTGTTCGGGCTCGGCTCGACCACCATCGACGAACTCGTCGCCGTCGCTCACGGAGCACCCCTGCGAGTCGCACCCGAAGCGCTCGCCGCGGTCGAGCGGACCAACCTCCTCCTGGCGGGTCTCGCCGCCTCCGGGCAGCAGATCTACGGTCTCACGACGGGCGTCGGTGACCTCTATAAGGTCGCCGGTGTCCAGCCCGACGTCGCGGACGTGCAGCTCGGGATGCTGCGCAGCCACGCCAGCGGCGTCGGTGCGCCGCACGACGAACCGGCGACGCGCGCCATCACAGCCGCGATCGTGCGGGCGCTGTCACGCGGGCACAGCGGCATCCGTCCCGTTCTCGTCACGACCCTGGTCGAGATGCTCAACCGCGGGGTGACCCCCGTGGCGCCCTCGCAGGGATCGGTGGGGTACCTCACCGCCACGGCCCACATCGGTCTCGTCGCCTTCGGCGAGGGCGAGGCGTGGTTCGGGGGTGAGCGGCTCCCCGCGGGCACCGCGCTGGAGCGGGCCGGGATCGCGCCCCTCGTCCCCGCGGCGCGCGAGGGCCACGCGATCATCAGCGGCACCTACGAGATCACCGGCATCGGCGCGCTCGCCGTGGCCGGGGCGCGCGCCCTGGTGGACGTCGCCGACCTCGCCGGGGCGATGTCGCTCGAGGCGCTGCGGGGCAACACCCGCGGGTACGACCCTCGCCTGCAGGCCCTGCGCCCCCACCCCGGCCAGATCGAGACCGCCCGGCGCCTGAACGCCCTGCTCGAGGGCAGCGAGATCCTCGCGGCGAACCGTGACCATCGCCTGCAGGACGCGTTGAGTCTGCGCTGCATCCCTCAGGTGCATGGCTCGGTGCGCGATGCGCTCGCCTACGTCGAGGCCGCGGTGCAGACCGAGATCGACGCCGTCACCGACAACCCCGTCTTCGTGATCGAGGACGACGAACTCATCGCCCTCCCCGGCGGCAACGGGCACGGCGCCCCCGTCGCCCTCGCCCTCGACACCCTCGCGATCGCCGTCGCCGAAGTCAGCACGATGTCGCAGGCCCGCGCCGACCGTCTCACGCACGCCGCCCTGAGCGGACTGCCGGCGTTCTTGGCATCCGGAGCCCCCGGCATGTCGGGCTTCATGATCCCGCCGTACGTCTCGGCCGCCCTCGCCGGCGAGAACCGCGCGCTCGCCGCCCCCGCGTCGGTGCACACCGTGCCGACGTGCGCGGGGCAGGAGGACCACGTGAGCATGGGGACCACCGCGGCGATCAAGGCGCGTCAGGCCGTGACGAACGCCGAGCGCATCGTCGCGATCGAACTGCTCTGCGCCGCGGCGGCCCTCGATTTCCACGCGCCGCTCGCGGCCGGCACCGGAACCGGCCGCGCGCACGCCGCGATCCGCGAGCGTGTCGCCCCGCGCGACACCGACCGGCTCATGGCCCCCGACATCGACGCGGTGACGAGTCTCGTCACCGACGGCACGTTGGGCCGGGTCGTCGCCGACACCACCACCGTTTCCGCCGTCCCCGCCCCGGCCGCTGCGGCCCCGACCGCCGCCACCGCTCCAGAAGGAGACCCCCGTGCCGACTGA
- a CDS encoding urocanate hydratase has translation MDQRPRPRRLIPRSTRKRDTEMTGSRAVRAPRGTTLTAKSWQTEAPLRMLMNNLDPEVAERPEDLIVYGGTGKAARNWASYDAIVATLADLDDDETLLVQSGKPVGVFRTNVWAPRVLLANSNLVGDWATWPEFRRLEAEGLMMYGQMTAGSWIYIGTQGILQGTYETFGAVARKRFGGTLAGTLTVTGGCGGMGGAQPLSVTLNGGVVLIVDVDETRLRRRQGKRYLDEVTTDLDDALERVLAAKAEGRALSVGLVGNSAEVLPELLRREVPVDIVTDQTSAHDPLAYLPAGIAFEDWRTESARDPEGFTVRSRESMARHVEAMVEFQKRGAEVFDYGNSIRDEARQGGYADAFAFPGFVPAYIRPLFCEGLGPFRWVALSGDPADIAVTDQAILDLFPENEGLKRWITAAQEHVEFEGLPARICWLGYGDRAKAAVRFNELVAEGKISAPIVIGRDHLDSGSVASPYRETEAMADGSDAIADWPILNALINTASGATWVSLHHGGGVGIGRSIHAGQVSVADGTPLAAEKLQRLLTNDPGMGVIRHVDAGYDRAIEVARERGVRVPMLDADKVEA, from the coding sequence ATGGATCAGCGCCCACGACCTCGGCGCCTGATTCCCCGCTCCACCAGAAAGAGAGACACCGAGATGACCGGAAGCCGCGCGGTGCGCGCGCCGCGAGGGACGACGCTGACAGCCAAGAGCTGGCAGACCGAGGCCCCGCTGCGGATGCTCATGAACAACCTCGACCCCGAGGTCGCGGAACGGCCCGAAGACCTCATCGTCTACGGAGGCACGGGGAAGGCCGCCCGCAACTGGGCGAGCTACGACGCGATCGTGGCGACCCTCGCCGACCTCGACGACGACGAGACGCTGCTGGTGCAGTCGGGCAAGCCCGTGGGGGTGTTCCGCACCAACGTGTGGGCACCGCGCGTGCTTCTGGCCAACTCCAACCTCGTGGGCGACTGGGCCACCTGGCCCGAGTTCCGCCGCCTCGAGGCCGAGGGGCTCATGATGTACGGCCAGATGACGGCCGGCTCGTGGATCTACATCGGGACGCAGGGCATTCTGCAGGGCACGTACGAGACGTTCGGGGCCGTGGCGCGTAAGCGTTTCGGCGGCACCCTCGCGGGCACCCTCACCGTCACCGGCGGCTGCGGCGGCATGGGCGGGGCTCAGCCCCTCTCGGTCACCCTCAACGGCGGCGTCGTGCTCATCGTCGACGTCGATGAGACGCGCCTCCGCCGTCGCCAGGGCAAGCGCTACCTCGACGAGGTCACCACCGACCTCGACGACGCTCTCGAGCGCGTGCTGGCCGCGAAGGCCGAGGGGCGCGCCCTCTCGGTGGGGCTCGTGGGCAACAGTGCCGAGGTGCTGCCCGAGCTGCTGCGGCGCGAGGTGCCCGTCGACATCGTGACCGACCAGACCTCGGCGCACGACCCGCTCGCCTACCTGCCCGCCGGAATCGCGTTCGAGGACTGGCGCACCGAGTCGGCCCGCGATCCTGAAGGCTTCACCGTGCGCTCGCGGGAGTCGATGGCGCGTCACGTCGAGGCGATGGTGGAGTTCCAGAAGCGCGGCGCCGAGGTGTTCGACTACGGCAACTCGATCCGCGACGAGGCTCGGCAGGGCGGCTACGCCGACGCGTTCGCCTTCCCCGGCTTCGTCCCCGCGTACATCCGGCCGCTGTTCTGCGAAGGCCTCGGTCCGTTCCGCTGGGTGGCGCTGTCGGGAGACCCCGCCGACATCGCCGTCACCGACCAGGCGATCCTCGACCTCTTCCCCGAGAACGAGGGGCTCAAGCGCTGGATCACGGCGGCGCAGGAGCACGTCGAGTTCGAGGGCCTCCCCGCCCGCATCTGCTGGCTCGGCTACGGCGACCGCGCCAAGGCCGCGGTCCGCTTCAACGAGCTCGTCGCCGAGGGCAAGATCTCGGCCCCGATCGTGATCGGTCGCGACCACCTCGACTCGGGCTCCGTGGCCTCGCCTTACCGCGAGACCGAGGCGATGGCGGACGGATCGGATGCCATCGCCGACTGGCCCATCCTGAACGCCCTCATCAACACCGCGTCCGGTGCCACCTGGGTGTCGTTGCACCACGGCGGCGGCGTCGGAATCGGTCGCTCGATCCACGCCGGTCAGGTCTCGGTCGCCGACGGCACGCCGCTCGCCGCCGAGAAGCTTCAGCGCCTGCTGACGAACGACCCCGGCATGGGCGTCATCCGTCACGTCGACGCGGGCTACGACCGCGCGATCGAGGTCGCCCGCGAACGCGGGGTGCGCGTGCCGATGCTGGATGCCGACAAGGTCGAGGCCTGA
- a CDS encoding 3-hydroxyacyl-CoA dehydrogenase family protein yields MSGASGASSAPASRFSSAGGEGPVAGHGPVAVLGAGTMGAGIAAVLAAHGRRVRLFSRTTSTLEAARELVAAHDTTAAERLTTTTDIDEAAHGAALVIESVAEDLALKREIFARIEPLVASDAVLTTNTSSVRITEIAAALADPTRLVGLHWFNPPTVMPLIEIVRGESTSDAAVATVQELCADIGRESIVVDRDVPGFVVNRLQYALLREAIALVEGGIATVADVDRAVSTTLAPRWSALGPLGLMDLAGLDVVEKVSGILMSDLDAAGGVPRTVADLVAEGHLGAKSGRGFYPWTPADADRARTDRDSLVRLITEKRR; encoded by the coding sequence GTGAGCGGCGCATCTGGCGCATCCTCCGCGCCCGCGTCGCGCTTCTCGTCGGCCGGGGGCGAGGGCCCGGTCGCCGGCCACGGTCCGGTCGCCGTCCTCGGCGCGGGGACGATGGGCGCCGGCATCGCCGCCGTCCTCGCCGCGCACGGCCGCCGGGTGCGGCTGTTCTCCCGCACGACCTCGACGCTCGAGGCGGCGCGGGAGCTGGTCGCGGCGCACGACACCACGGCGGCGGAACGCCTCACGACCACGACCGACATCGACGAGGCAGCCCACGGTGCCGCGCTCGTCATCGAGAGCGTGGCCGAAGACCTCGCCCTCAAGCGCGAGATCTTCGCGCGGATCGAGCCGCTCGTGGCGAGCGACGCGGTGCTCACCACCAACACCTCCAGCGTGCGCATCACCGAGATCGCCGCAGCGCTCGCCGACCCGACGCGCCTCGTGGGCTTGCACTGGTTCAACCCGCCCACCGTCATGCCGCTCATCGAGATCGTGCGCGGAGAGAGCACCTCCGACGCCGCCGTGGCGACCGTGCAGGAGCTCTGCGCCGACATCGGCCGCGAGAGCATCGTCGTCGATCGCGACGTGCCGGGCTTCGTCGTCAACCGTCTGCAGTACGCGCTGCTGCGCGAAGCCATCGCGCTCGTCGAGGGCGGCATCGCCACCGTCGCCGACGTCGACCGCGCCGTGTCCACGACCCTCGCCCCGCGCTGGTCGGCGCTCGGCCCGCTCGGCCTGATGGACCTGGCCGGACTCGACGTGGTCGAGAAGGTCTCCGGCATCCTGATGTCCGACCTGGATGCCGCGGGCGGGGTGCCCCGCACCGTCGCCGACCTGGTGGCCGAGGGTCACCTCGGCGCGAAGAGCGGCCGGGGCTTCTACCCGTGGACTCCCGCGGATGCCGACCGTGCCCGCACGGATCGCGACTCGCTCGTTCGTCTGATCACGGAGAAGCGGCGATGA
- a CDS encoding enoyl-CoA hydratase-related protein, whose product MSGVRVRAEGAIATITLDRAEKRNALDAETLGALVDALRRFDDDPAVRAIVIAGDERAFAAGADLGDLGSAGAVELYRSGFSEHWDAVAAIRTPLVAAVRGYALGGGLELALACDVVVIADDAVLGFPEVRLGILPGAGGTQRLLRAVGKAAALDLLLTARRIDGAEATRLGIASRAVASAEVDDAARAAAAEIAQGAPVAAAMIKSAVLAGFEMPLGAAVAHERALSALIAASADRAEGMRAFGARETPTFEGR is encoded by the coding sequence ATGAGCGGGGTTCGCGTCCGTGCCGAGGGCGCTATCGCCACGATCACCCTCGATCGCGCCGAGAAGCGCAACGCGCTGGATGCCGAGACCCTCGGCGCCCTCGTCGACGCGCTCCGTCGCTTCGACGACGACCCGGCTGTCCGTGCGATCGTGATCGCCGGAGACGAACGCGCGTTCGCCGCCGGCGCCGACCTCGGCGACCTGGGCTCGGCCGGAGCCGTCGAGCTGTACCGCAGCGGCTTCAGCGAGCACTGGGATGCCGTCGCCGCGATCCGTACGCCCCTCGTCGCGGCCGTGCGGGGATACGCCCTCGGGGGCGGACTCGAGCTCGCCCTCGCGTGCGACGTCGTGGTGATCGCCGACGACGCCGTGCTCGGCTTTCCCGAGGTGCGCCTCGGCATCCTCCCCGGGGCTGGGGGTACCCAGCGGCTGCTGCGCGCCGTCGGCAAGGCCGCCGCCCTCGACCTGCTGCTCACCGCCCGTCGCATCGACGGGGCCGAGGCCACGCGACTCGGCATCGCGAGCCGCGCCGTCGCGTCCGCCGAGGTCGATGACGCCGCCCGCGCCGCCGCGGCGGAGATCGCCCAGGGCGCGCCCGTGGCCGCCGCGATGATCAAGAGCGCCGTGCTCGCCGGCTTCGAGATGCCCCTCGGTGCGGCCGTCGCGCACGAGCGCGCGCTGTCGGCTCTGATCGCCGCGAGCGCCGACCGCGCCGAGGGCATGCGCGCCTTCGGCGCCCGCGAGACCCCCACCTTCGAAGGACGCTGA